Part of the Zea mays cultivar B73 chromosome 4, Zm-B73-REFERENCE-NAM-5.0, whole genome shotgun sequence genome is shown below.
TTTTAGATTCATTTTGGGGAAACTTCCTTGCTATATTTAGTAGATATTTTGGTAATCTTCAACTTGTATAATTAGTCCAACTCATGATAATGTTATCCTCATTGTCTTTTTACCTGATTTATGCATTGTTTCATATGTCTCATGTGAATAGACTTAAGTTTTTTTAGAAACTTTTCTCTCTGTTATAGGCACCATAAGGTTAAGGTAGGCATCTTAGAATAATAAACACTTGCTAACCATTTGATTGCTAAGTTTTGGTTATCTTGGGCttaactaaaccacatgtgataataggtcaaGGGTGTGGGTACAGAGTagaaaccctgagtaacacctgtggtgttacaaccctccccctaaaaagaatctcgtcctgagatttgggTGAGATTATAAGTGGTAAGGAGGTGGGTGACTCTACTGCCTAAACAGGGGTGGTGTACATTTTGAGACATTTTGCCAACCAGCTCTTcggatgtcatcctctttgcaacttcagaaggaagccctattATCCTTATCTAGAGGTTCCAATTTTCTTTAAGTAGTGAGGTATGATGGCATCTTAAAAGCAGAAAGCAAGGGGTGTGATGGGGTATGGTTATGTACCAACACTTTTTAATAGGAATTCAGGGTAGTTTCTGCTTAGAAAATCCTCGATCTCCCCTGTAGCTTCTTCTTCGGTGTGGTTGCTCCATTGGACTTTATACATCTTAACTGCAAGCACTCGTACCAGCCTCACAAGTTATGGACCTGAGTAAGTGAACACCAATGGCCCAATCAATAGCCACTGATCCAACGAACCCGTGCCTGATCCAATATGTTCCCTTAGTCCACGTGCTCAGCGACATACTTAAACTATAGCCATTACATCGTGTATTTGACCGTACAAAATACTGTTTTACAGTGAAGACTATACTATTTATATGGTGGAATTTAAAATAGAgatgataataaaataaataactgAAGGGCCACAACGACTGTCCGATGCACTGTAGACGGTGGCGATCTAGGCATCCTGCGCTTCTCTCGCTACGTAGACAAGACCACAAAAAAAAAAACACTACGAGTACCATACAGAAGAAAATCGAGGATTGGCTGGGACGGACACAGATAGAGGAGGGTTTGCCCCTGCACACCGCTGCGCTACTGGGAGGAGCACAAGTGTATCGCTGTGGCTGCGGCGCCCGGCAGTCCGCCACAAGCACACGCGCACACAGGGGCCAAGCGCCTACACCTACAGAGGAGAGACAAGGTCTGCCGTCCGCGCGTGCGCGGAAGAGGGGACGGAGGAAGAAGGCTGCCAGCAATCAGAGATGGAGGTGGGGTTCTTGGGTCTGGGCATCATGGGCAAGGCAATGGCGACCAACCTCCTCCGCCACGGCTTCCGCGTCACCGTCTGGAACAGGACCCTCGCCAAGGTATTGCATCGGAACCGCTGCGCCCGCGCCCTTATGTTCTGCTGAAATCCGAATCCGTCGCCTCCCGTCCGCACGCGTGCTCCCGAAATCACATCTCCATGACCTCTTCTCCTAGTGCCAAGAGCTCGCCGCGCTCGGCGCCACCGTCGGGGAGACGCCTGCCTCCGTCGTCTCCAAGTGCAGATACACCATCGCCATGCTCTCCGACCCCAGCGCCGCCCTATCAGTTAAGACACGGTTCATATTATTCAGCCGTGGTTCCTCTTTCTTATACAGGATATAGGAAATACGCGACGTTTCATTTTTTTTTCTAATCGATTTCCGGTCCGGCGGTCCCTGTTTTTCCACCTAGGTCGTCTTCGACAAGGATGGCGTGCTCGAGCAGATCGGTAGCGGGAAGGGCTATGTGGACATGTCCACTGTTGACGCTGCAACTTCGACCAAGATTAGCGAGGTATCTCCCTCAGCTGCTTCTGTTTTATCAGATTGCAAAGCCTCTTTTCCTACATTACATTCAGTTCTGGTATCTATTTGGTTTTTGGCTATTGTGCAGCTATAAGATGCCGCTTTCTTTGTTTTTGGCGTCAGTGGTAGATGACGAGGTAGTTTGATTGTCTGGATATCTAGATCGCCACTGAGCAATGGTTGCAGGGATAGACCTTGCATCATATCTTTCCATTTTATCAAGCTTGTCTAATGTATCGTATTCTACTAGTGTTAGCCGTTTTAGGATGAGCAACCTGTTGAAGATATGTCCAAGAGACAATCACAAATAATTCAGATTAGAGTCCAACTCGTATTGGGATTAAAGGTGTAATGGGCCACGACCAATTAATACGCTCTATAAATATATGGGAAGCGGCTAGGATTACATGATAGCTGTCCAATGAGCTTCACCATAAATGGACTTACGAAGTTTATATCTTGTACTGTGGTGTGGAAGGGGAGCCTCATCAGTTCGATTGCTGCAGATGGCTAGGCCGAACCACAGATGGCAAAGATCCTTGAATCGCTCACATGATGATGTGCCCTCATCTTGCTCTAGGGGGTCCTCCTTGCCAGTCGTAGGTGGAGAAGACGAGCTTGCTGAAGTGGGGAACACCTGAACAGtgttcttaaggcgtcgcctaggcgacgcttAGGCGTCCAGGCGCCCGGGCAAAACTGGCCGTCTTGCTCGCCATACCCGCCTAGGCGCCGCCTAGGCGCTAAAGCGGTTTTCTGGTCCACCTGCTCGCCTAGGCGCCTTAAGAACACTGCACCTGAACTGACGTGCGCACGGGCAACATTTACAGTGGAGGAGGCCTGCACAGATGAGCAAGGTGGCCCCTGCGGAAACATTGATAGCAGGGACGAAGGGGGCAATAGTGGCTGTTGCGGTGTGTAGGAGGGTGGCAAGCAGGGTGGTGGAGGCCAGTACAGTGGTGGTGCTGTAGAAGGATGGAAACATCGTCGCTCCGTACCCTGGCATCCTATAGGGAAAACCCTGGTGCATGGCGCTCACAGAGTAGGACGCCTGTTGGTGCTCTAGTGACGATATGCGGGTGGTCAGATTAGCTAGTTGCATGGTGATGTCCACGAAGGCCTTCACGGTGCCGTTGGTGGCCTATGGTGGGATTGACGACTGCTTCTCGGAGTCATTGTCAATCGGCATCTCCAATACCAGATTGATAGGATCTGGAATCTTGTTGCGGTTCTGTAAGTTGTATGGATAGAAAATCGATGGCCACAACGTGTACCTCCGGCAGCACACAAGAGTCGTGGTCACACACAGGAAGTAGGGAAATAAGCGAGCGAGAAAGAGACGTGGGAGATGGCCCTTGAGGTCGAGAAAGATAATTATCTTGCTTGCTTAGATTGATATATCTCATCTCTTTATATAGAGGCTTACTTGACCACTGAGGAAGTTATCATTATTGTTATCGAAACCTCCTAATCAAGAATGAAGAATCAATCATGATCctattttatggaaacaaatgcaAAGTATATAAGAAAGGAAATTCTATGGCATTTCGTTTCTAATTGTCCGCATGATGGTCTCGACGTCTATAGGTGACACCAGTCAGAACAGAAGGGCGCTAAGGCCATTTGATCTATTTTCTTAATCCTTGTGCACAAGCCTAAACGAATTACATTTGAAATTATTGGGAGTATTTCAGGCATATTAACTCTTTTAGTGGTATTGAACTATTGATGCGAATATAAAAGATTTTCTAGAGGAAAATAGGAAATTAATTAAATATAAAATATTTGAGATGCCACATGGATTGTATAACTAGGTTTGTCATCAAGGAACACTATTGATGAAGCTCGCCTACAAGCTCACAGGATCTCTGAAAACAAGCGCGCTCCCTTCCTTGCTTGGATAGAGCTTTGTACATAGTTTGGTCCAGCCTAAAACCTCAGGCTTCCTGTTTTCTTTGCTGTTGCTATTCTTTTTTATTATGTTTCTATTGTACAGTTGGGTATTTTTTATTTAATAAAATCTATGGGGACTTCCCCTGCTGTTTTTTGGTCAACAAATATATCTGCCACGACTAAGGTACAGTCAATACAAATGAAATTTTCCCAATTGATTATAAAGCATGAAAAACCATAAGAAAATGTCCCAAAATGAGTCAAAGGATATCCTAGATTACCATTAACAAAGACTAGTACAAACAGCACTACATAGtagctagtctattttgcaagctGATTCTTATATGTTCATAAATGGATAGAAGAGAACAAAAATGTTGCTGTATCATTGGTGTGTATTCTTGTATGCTAACAGAATGAAAGGTACTTCCCATAAATAGCTGAAATGCCATATAATTATGCTGTATAGCATTATAAGAAAAATGTATTTGGTGGGTACACTCACAGATACAATATAGTTTGTTTTTCCTGATTTATAAACTGGCACAGAAGGCATGGTGATCATGGTGGGAGCTGGGAAGTTTGTGTATGTTTTGTACCTTTTACATGGAAGCTACATTGGCAGTAAATGGAGCTTAACTTATTTGTAAGGAAGAACACTGAAGCTAGCATAAGATGTATGTAAGATGAATTCTATACTGGAATTTATATGTCTAGACAGTAACACAACAAATTAGCAGATTTATCCATGTCCGCCACGCCCATATATCCCTATCTGTCACAAAATTACTGTGTTaattattatttttatctgaGTGTCTACCAATGTTTGCTTACATATGGTCTTGCATCATATTTTTGCAGGCAGTTAAACAAAAAGGGGGAGCTTTCCTTGAAGCTCCAGTTTCAGGGAGCAAGAAGCCAGCTGAAGATGGCCAATTGGTCATTCTTGCTGCAGGGGACAAGGTAAATCACTGTGCTCTGAAATATGATGATCATTTGCATCTATAAAGTGCAAACTAGTTGTGTTTATGGTACTTCACAAATCACAAAAGCTCTCTCATATAACCGTACCATTTTTCCTTGGAAATAATTAGATTGTCTACATTTTGCTTCGCTTATAGTTGTTAGAATATATGATGTTGGTTCATCTGTGGGTGAGTGGGTCTACTGATCATAATTTTCTTTGACTATGTAAAAGGTATTTTGTTTCTTATATAATGGTTCTTCATTGTCTTGGGTTTATAGGATCTTAACAATTAAATGAAGGTTATGGTATTGCAAGTAGTAGTTGCCAGAAAACCATAGAACTTTCTGTATATAGATAGCAGAGAGATCAGACACAACTACTTAAAAAGTGCAAACTGCAAAGATCTAAACGTGATTTTTAAATAAGGAAACTAACTACTGTATAATACTTTTAATTCATCAGTTATCAGGTACAAATTGACACTTGCAATACTCTGCCATAGGATAACACCATATACGGCGTAACCATAGCCCCACAGTTTCTTGTTTTGCTCATTTGATTCTATTTTTAACATTCCAGCCATTGTATGATGGTATGATTCCTGCATTTGATGTACTGGGGAAGAAGTCATTCTTTCTGGGAGAGATTGGAAATGGGGCAAAGATGAAGCT
Proteins encoded:
- the LOC100282207 gene encoding 2-hydroxy-3-oxopropionate reductase — translated: MEVGFLGLGIMGKAMATNLLRHGFRVTVWNRTLAKCQELAALGATVGETPASVVSKCRYTIAMLSDPSAALSVVFDKDGVLEQIGSGKGYVDMSTVDAATSTKISEAVKQKGGAFLEAPVSGSKKPAEDGQLVILAAGDKPLYDGMIPAFDVLGKKSFFLGEIGNGAKMKLVVNMVMGSMMNSLSEGLCLADKSGLSPQTLLDVLDLGAIANPMFKLKGPTMLQGSYSPAFPLKHQQKDMRLALALGDENAVAMPVSAAANEAFKKARSLGLGDQDFSAVYEVVKGAGGSGSGQP